A genomic window from Betta splendens chromosome 24, fBetSpl5.4, whole genome shotgun sequence includes:
- the LOC114849579 gene encoding uncharacterized protein LOC114849579 isoform X1, whose product MVGHTWIHSLLIVTGLQFTGAALIRRGDDVSFPCNNLIPDQSQCNTTTWLYSVSGPALVELVTLGKIRENDASKSNRLSLTENCSLVIKQITDQDAGRYTCRQYNKSGRQQGVDAAVDLSVVTLTQHEHDDEVTLNCHVWTNSQCRHTVKWLFEDKDLEKTSIKSSESLCDAAVTFSRSSFYSSRSITSFTCEVRDGHNHQSSTFNLQPQGDDKPPATGGGLWRNVVVSVAVTSLVVVVVTVHVWTRAEGNKGTDQAVHGDEDDGEGAATYENARDSSASV is encoded by the exons ATGGTTGGACACACATGGATCCACAGCTTGTTAATAGTGACAGGGCTTCAGTTCACAG GAGCTGCTTTGATCAGACGTGGAGACGACGTCTCGTTCCCTTGTAACAATCTGATCCCTGATCAGAGTCAGTGTAACACCACCACCTGGCTCTACAGTGTCTCAGGACCAGCACTAGTGGAGCTGGTTACACTTGGGAAGATTAGAGAAAACGATGCATCTAAATCCAACAGACTGAGTTTAACAGAGAACTGTTCTCTGGTCATAAAGCAGATCACAGATCAGGATGCTGGTCGTTACACCTGCAGACAGTATAATAAATCAGGACGACAACAAGGTGTagatgctgctgttgacttGTCTGTTGTTACCT TGACTCAACATGAACACGATGATGAGGTGACGTTAAACTGTCACGTGTGGACGAATAGtcagtgcagacacacagtaaaGTGGCTGTTTGAGGATAAAGACCTGGAAAAGACTTCAATAAAGTCATCAGAGTCTCTCTGTGACGCTGCTGTTACTTTTAGTAGAAGTTCCTTCTATTCATCGCGCTCCATTACTTCATTTACGTGTGAAGTGAGAGATGGTCACAATCATCAAAGCTCCACCTTCAACCTTCAGCCTCAAG GTGACGACAAACCACCAGCAACAG GTGGAGGTCTGTGGAGGAACGTCGTGGTCTCGGTGGCTGTAACGtctctggtggtggtggtggtcacAGTCCACGTGTGGaccagagctgaag GGAACAAAGGGACGGATCAAGCA GTTCACGGTGATGAAGACGATGGTGAAGGTGCAGCGACGTATGAAAACGCCAGAGACTcgtctgcttcagtctga
- the LOC114849579 gene encoding uncharacterized protein LOC114849579 isoform X2: MVGHTWIHSLLIVTGLQFTGAALIRRGDDVSFPCNNLIPDQSQCNTTTWLYSVSGPALVELVTLGKIRENDASKSNRLSLTENCSLVIKQITDQDAGRYTCRQYNKSGRQQGVDAAVDLSVVTLTQHEHDDEVTLNCHVWTNSQCRHTVKWLFEDKDLEKTSIKSSESLCDAAVTFSRSSFYSSRSITSFTCEVRDGHNHQSSTFNLQPQGGGLWRNVVVSVAVTSLVVVVVTVHVWTRAEGNKGTDQAVHGDEDDGEGAATYENARDSSASV; encoded by the exons ATGGTTGGACACACATGGATCCACAGCTTGTTAATAGTGACAGGGCTTCAGTTCACAG GAGCTGCTTTGATCAGACGTGGAGACGACGTCTCGTTCCCTTGTAACAATCTGATCCCTGATCAGAGTCAGTGTAACACCACCACCTGGCTCTACAGTGTCTCAGGACCAGCACTAGTGGAGCTGGTTACACTTGGGAAGATTAGAGAAAACGATGCATCTAAATCCAACAGACTGAGTTTAACAGAGAACTGTTCTCTGGTCATAAAGCAGATCACAGATCAGGATGCTGGTCGTTACACCTGCAGACAGTATAATAAATCAGGACGACAACAAGGTGTagatgctgctgttgacttGTCTGTTGTTACCT TGACTCAACATGAACACGATGATGAGGTGACGTTAAACTGTCACGTGTGGACGAATAGtcagtgcagacacacagtaaaGTGGCTGTTTGAGGATAAAGACCTGGAAAAGACTTCAATAAAGTCATCAGAGTCTCTCTGTGACGCTGCTGTTACTTTTAGTAGAAGTTCCTTCTATTCATCGCGCTCCATTACTTCATTTACGTGTGAAGTGAGAGATGGTCACAATCATCAAAGCTCCACCTTCAACCTTCAGCCTCAAG GTGGAGGTCTGTGGAGGAACGTCGTGGTCTCGGTGGCTGTAACGtctctggtggtggtggtggtcacAGTCCACGTGTGGaccagagctgaag GGAACAAAGGGACGGATCAAGCA GTTCACGGTGATGAAGACGATGGTGAAGGTGCAGCGACGTATGAAAACGCCAGAGACTcgtctgcttcagtctga